A window from Balearica regulorum gibbericeps isolate bBalReg1 chromosome 1, bBalReg1.pri, whole genome shotgun sequence encodes these proteins:
- the LOC142600019 gene encoding uncharacterized protein LOC142600019 encodes MLPDPPGTAGDPGGGCPTFGGPYPPHAHPPCPVSHREDEGQHSAPPSLPPVTVTSFSGTIRLYSSAIGGSPPSPPGKPLLLLLPWLGARAGGLARYLALYLRRGVDVLVVGTMACHVLRPRLGQRLAGRLLRLLDHGGDGGTGGDGGDGGDGGTVGDGGTGGDGGDGGDGGTGGDGGDGGDGGTAGDGGAGGGTGGDGGDGGTGGGTGLATRPLLVHAISAGAYTFAQVLLLLHHRPRQCRRLAPRFRGIVYDSLVTGGFGDMARGIAGAVGTPSLRPVARAGARLYLGVLGCCGGREFERARGAFASPPLRCPLLLFYSLDDGLSRPAALRALLRGWRAQGIRAHARGWPRSRHAAHLRQHPAEYRRALLAFLRSLEGSPRPKARL; translated from the exons ATGCTGCCGGACCCCCCCGGCACGGCCGGTGACCCCGG GGGTGGATGTCCCACATTTGGGGGACCCTACCCCCCCCATGcccaccccccctgccctgtCTCCCACAGGGAAGATGAGGGGCAGCATTCGGCCCCCCCCTCGCTGCCCCCCGTCACGGTGACGTCCTTCTCGGGGACCATCCGCCTCTACAGCAGCGCCATCGGGGggtcccccccgtccccccccggcaaacccctgctgctgctgctgccctggctgggggcgCGGGCGGGGGGGCTGGCGCGGTACCTGGCGCTCTACCTGCGCCGCGGCGTGGACGTGCTGGTGGTGGGGACGATGGCGTGCCATGTCCTGCGGCCGCGGCTAGGGCAGCGCCTGGCGGGGCggctgctgcggctgctggaCCACGGCGGCGATGGTGGCACCGGGGGCGATGGTGGTGATGGCGGCGATGGTGGCACCGTGGGTGATGGTGGCACTGGGGGTGATGGGGGtgatggtggtgatggtggCACCGGGGGCGATGGTGGTGATGGCGGTGACGGTGGCACCGCGGGTGATGGTGGCGCTGGTGGTGGCACTGGGGGtgatggtggtgatggtggCACTGGTGGTGGCACTGGCCTGGCCACCCGCCCGCTGCTGGTGCACGCCATCTCCGCCGGTGCCTACACCTTCGcccaggtgctgctgctccttcaccACCGGCCCCGGCAGTGCCGCCGCCTGGCACCGCGCTTCCGCGGCATCGTCTACGACAGCCTGGTGACCGGCGGCTTCGGGGACATGGCGCGGG GCATCGCCGGCGCAGTGGGCACGCCGTCCCTGCGTCCCGTGGCGCGCGCCGGCGCCCGCCTGtacctgggggtgctggggtgctgcggggggCGGGAGTTCGAGCGGGCGCGGGGGGCCTTCGCCAGCCCCCCCCTGcgctgccccctcctcctcttctacAGCCTGGACGACGGGCTGAGCCGGCCGGCGGCGCTGCGGGCGCTGCTGCGGGGCTGGCGGGCACAGGGCATCCGCGCCCACGCCCGGGGCTGGCCGCGCTCCCGCCACGCCGCCCACCTGCGCCAGCACCCCGCCGAGTACCGCCGCGCCCTGCTCGCCTTCCTGCGCTCGCTGGAGGGGTCCCCCCGCCCCAAGGCCAGGCTCtag
- the PRRT4 gene encoding proline-rich transmembrane protein 4, which produces MSPTSPMGPGAAPRLLLALLCLAPLVAAPPPPPAPPGLPGPPGTAPGPPASRSEAPVLSLNLGLNFKIKVRSQGSPRPTAPPGPPHPPPLTPGTPGTPAPPTLPPSGSGWPDPGDEPGSGTPPLEAGGWGGPLPPGHGIRTPPAPPASPAGERDKELELDIAIDLTAGLDPDTGPGGAVPPTSLLRVPPGPRRPIPLIPGIKAGISELAGKLSAAGFLVPTVPPRVTHEVPGGNGSQEQDQAGSGAEPAHPPGRQPSRGAAPPPAAASACAPGSACGSGGPDPRGASPAPLSWPPHFVALQTSWSTAAAAWGPAWDAHVYGVGGLFALLGLLGLLVLLGGPRGRPPAARLLGGLLAVAGAARAFPFFFDAYERRGRLPPAAARLLFELPFPCLGWGLALALRPPGPPPALPDPRHGGSGGAARGRGAGGCAGRGGAGPAAGAAAAAAGALRRAGGRPGAGGAAPLRGGRAGGTPGQRGAGGRGGGGGGGGGGGGGGGRAERGAAGVRGAAGAGLGGPGPPGALGLVGAAAGLSPGRGRHGAAPRRAGAGGGSPAAAEPPRAPQRLRPPAAGGGRGAAPLRGPPRAPRGRRGPHRRLPAPLAHRPAPQHRRGAGSAARHLPPPRRRHRSGDQRHRHAGDRHPRRGGRRRRHQRGGEWRNRPAGDRNERHSEAQHHRHGRE; this is translated from the exons ATGTCCCCGACGTCCCCCATGGGGCCGGGGGCGGCCCCCCgcctgctgctggccctgctttgCCTGGCCCCCCTCgtcgccgccccgccgccccccccggccccccccggcctcccGGGCCCCCCGGGGACGGCGCCGGGCCCCCCCGCGTCCCGCAGCGAAGCCCCCGTCCTCTCCCTCAACCTCGGCCTCAACTTCAAGATCAAGGTGCGAAGCCAGGGCAGCCCCCGCCCCACCGCCCCCCCGGGGCCCCCCCACCCGCCGCCGCTcacccccggcacccccggcacccccgcGCCCCCCACCCTGCCGCCATCGGGCTCGGGCTGGCCTGACCCTGGGGACGAGCCAGGCTCCGGGACCCCCCCGTTGGAagcggggggctggggggggccgcTCCCCCCTGGCCATGGCATCaggacccccccggcccccccggcaTCCCCGGCTGGGGAGCGGGAcaaggagctggagctggacaTCGCCATCGACCTGACGGCGGGGCTGGACCCCGAcacggggccggggggggccgtgccccccaccagcctcctgcgggtcccccccggcccccgccgccccatCCCGCTCATCCCCGGCATCAAGGCCGGCATCTCGGAGCTGGCCGGCAAGCTCAGCGCCGCCG gaTTCCTGGTGCCCACGGTGCCCCCCAGGGTCACCCATGAAGTGCCGGGGGGCAACGGGTCCCAGGAGCAGGATCAGGCCGGCAGCGGCGCTGAGCCAG CCCACCCCCCCGGCCGTCAGCCCTCCCGGGgcgccgctcccccccccgccgccgcctccgcctgCGCCCCCGGTTCCGCCTGCGGGTCGGGGGGGCCGGATCCCCGCGgggcctccccagcccccctctCCTGGCCCCCCCACTTCGTGGCCCTTCAGACCAGCTGGTCGacggccgccgccgcctgggGCCCGGCCTGGGACGCTCACGTCTACGGGGTGGGGGGCCTTTTCGCTCTGCTGGGGCTCCTGGggctcctggtgctgctgggggggccccgcggccgcccgcccgccgcccggctcctgggggggctgctggcGGTGGCGGGGGCCGCCCGCgccttccccttcttcttcgACGCCTACGAGCGGCGCGGCCGcctgccccccgccgccgctcgccTGCTCTTCGAgctgcccttcccctgcctgggctgggggctggcgCTGGCCCTGcgccccccgggccccccccccgcgctgccGGACCCCCGCCATGGCGGCTCTGGGGGTGCTGCACGTGGCCGGGGCgctgggggctgtgctggccgTGGCGGCGCTGGGCCggctgccggggctgctgctgctgccgcggGGGCTCTTCGCCGGGCTGGCGGCCGCCCTGGCGCTGGGGGTGCTGCCCCGCTGCGGGGGGGGCGCGcgggggggaccccagggcaAAGGGGGGCCGGCggccgggggggcggcggcgggggcggcggcgggggtgGCGGCGGTGGGGGCCGTGCTGAGCGCGGGGCTGCAGGTGTTCGGGGCGCTGCAggcgctgggctgggggggcccggcccccccggggCCCTGGGCCTggtgggggctgcagctgggctgtCGCCTGGCCGAGGCCGCCATGGGGCTGCCCCTCGCCGCGCTGGCGCTGGCGGCGGCTCCCCCGCCGCGGCAGaacccccccgagccccccaaCGGCTGCGCCCCCCGGCCGCGGGGGGAGGCCGAGGCGCTGCCCCTCTGCGGGggcccccccgagccccccgaGGCCGACGGGGACCCCACCGCCGGCTACCGGCCCCCCTCGCCCATCGACCTGCGCCGCAGCATCGACGAGGCGCTGGGAGCGCGGCCCGGCATCTTCCGCCACCACGGCGCCGGCACCGCAGCGGGGATCAGCGTCATCGGCACGCCGGGGATCGGCACCCacggcgcggcgggcggcggcggcggcaccaGCGCGGCGGGGAGTGGCGCAACCGGCCTGCCGGGGATCGGAACGAGCGGCACAGCGAGGCTCAGCACCACCGGCACGGCAGGGAGTAG